TGAAAAGCGAAATTCTGGCTAGTCCACTCCCTGCACCGAGTTCTAACACCACTTTGTTGCTAAAGAGGGTGATATTCTGGAGCCACAAGTCATAGATCCATTTGCTTATCATGAGGAAGCACTCCCAAATGTTAATCTCGGTGATGTCATTATGCGAATAGACCCCTTCTCCTGATGTTTTGCCATACTCAAATAAATTCCCAAAATAATTTAGCCCAATTTCTGTTATCCATATAATGGCCTCTTCTTcgctttccccgtttttaacttttgccttttcgttGATGAGCAACTGGTGGGTGCACtcctgaattattttttcgtcctcTAGGTTTGTCGTGAACGCTGTGTCGTTGCGGATATTGGGTGTCCTGTCCCCACGGTTGGCTACGCCGCCACTCATGCCACTCACCGCGCGCCCATCCTGCTCGTCCAGCACACTCGTCATGGGGGGGTTCAGAACGaggtgcaaaatattttcgtccTGGACGTTGAAGGCCTCCGAGATAATTATCTTGTcaaattcgtttttcttcagtaGGTCTATTTTGTTGGCTTCCTTGTACAGGcgaattttcttcccccacgTTTCTCTCTGGCCGTTTAAAGCAGCACCTCCAACACCCTACCTACTGTCGCCATTGCCCAAGCTGCCATCATGATGATCAGAGAAAATGCTCacgaaaaaattcatcgagt
This Plasmodium cynomolgi strain B DNA, scaffold: 0090, whole genome shotgun sequence DNA region includes the following protein-coding sequences:
- a CDS encoding hypothetical protein (putative) gives rise to the protein MSLLKDGYQLSAHVKNKINSMNFFRETWGKKIRLYKEANKIDLLKKNEFDKIIISEAFNVQDENILHLVLNPPMTSVLDEQDGRAVSGMSGGVANRGDRTPNIRNDTAFTTNLEDEKIIQECTHQLLINEKAKVKNGESEEEAIIWITEIGLNYFGNLFEYGKTSGEGVYSHNDITEINIWECFLMISKWIYDLWLQNITLFSNKVVLELGAGSGLARISLFTHAYIFLNGTNQAPNQVVITDVNPFTLSNISHNVLLNEEIFGHLDSAWR